A window of Chitinophaga sp. MM2321 contains these coding sequences:
- a CDS encoding sulfite exporter TauE/SafE family protein, with translation MILTAFILGFIGSFHCIGMCGPIALTLPVQHLDGKRKLAGILLYNIGRVSAYALLGMIFGWLGKQFYLGGLQQWLSIATGSLLLLIVLLKYTGYRWIKRRHLPNIFVTKIKSSLATLLRRQQFRTLYAIGFLNGLLPCGLVYLGIAGAVATGEIAKGMLFMAAFGAGTLPAMMAVTWFGHLISIGFRNTMRRLIPIIVVIMGVLLIMRGLNLGIPYISPVLSPDTEKVVESCCHKT, from the coding sequence ATGATCCTTACCGCTTTCATTCTTGGCTTCATCGGCAGTTTTCACTGCATTGGTATGTGTGGGCCTATTGCGCTCACATTACCGGTACAGCATCTTGACGGTAAAAGAAAACTGGCGGGTATCCTGCTGTACAATATTGGTCGGGTTAGTGCTTATGCATTGCTGGGGATGATATTTGGATGGTTAGGAAAACAATTTTACCTGGGTGGTTTGCAGCAATGGTTGTCTATTGCTACCGGTAGCCTGTTATTACTGATCGTATTGCTGAAGTATACCGGTTACCGTTGGATCAAACGCAGGCATCTCCCTAATATATTTGTTACAAAAATAAAATCGTCCCTGGCAACGCTGTTGCGCCGGCAGCAATTCCGGACACTGTATGCTATCGGCTTCCTCAACGGCCTGTTGCCCTGCGGACTGGTATACCTGGGTATTGCCGGTGCGGTAGCTACCGGTGAGATAGCAAAAGGAATGTTGTTTATGGCGGCCTTCGGCGCAGGTACATTGCCGGCTATGATGGCAGTTACCTGGTTCGGGCACCTGATCAGTATCGGTTTCCGTAACACCATGCGTCGCCTGATACCAATTATTGTTGTGATCATGGGCGTGTTGCTCATTATGCGCGGGTTAAACCTGGGCATTCCTTATATCAGTCCGGTCCTGTCGCCGGACACTGAAAAAGTTGTAGAAAGTTGTTGTCATAAAACATAA
- a CDS encoding FixH family protein: MNWGHKIIIVFVVFAAGLLTLVTKSMRTRIDMVTPDYYGEELKYQQVIDGKQNVHLLSAPPAISRPDENITITFPPELHHAAITGKIKFYRPSDSDKDVELPLSLNDSGQQVIERHLLSKGQYQVKLQWEKDGKPFYQEQFLNIN, translated from the coding sequence ATGAACTGGGGACATAAGATCATCATCGTGTTTGTAGTATTTGCCGCAGGGCTTTTAACACTGGTCACCAAAAGCATGCGTACCAGGATAGATATGGTTACACCGGATTACTACGGCGAAGAACTAAAGTATCAACAGGTAATAGACGGCAAACAAAATGTACACCTGCTGTCTGCACCGCCGGCCATTTCCCGGCCGGATGAAAACATTACCATCACCTTTCCTCCCGAACTGCATCATGCGGCTATTACCGGCAAGATAAAATTCTATCGTCCTTCCGATTCGGATAAAGATGTGGAACTACCCTTAAGCCTCAACGACAGTGGACAACAAGTCATTGAGCGTCACCTCCTCAGCAAAGGACAATACCAGGTAAAGTTGCAATGGGAAAAAGACGGGAAACCGTTTTACCAGGAACAGTTTTTAAATATTAATTGA
- a CDS encoding cbb3-type cytochrome c oxidase N-terminal domain-containing protein, with product MNRKLFNILSACLLCSVPALANGPQPPSELSDPVAMVLLVVIGGLLLAIGILGNAVIGAMDIFREKMKKESGKAPVTTATLALLLVCSSSAFAQDAAATASPYFTRLSSSSFYLLISIIILELGVIISLLFVLRFLVGIKRKRKPAKAVVPGKPRVSWLEKLNKTRTIDAASETEQDMGHDFDGIRELNNPTPPWWKWSFIFCICFGIVYFWRTEISHSAPGQLQELAMAEEKAAIAKEAYLKNAANNIDENNVKLLEDANDLAAGQKMFIASCAPCHGPQGQGVVGPNLSDDYWLHGGKLNEIFKTIKYGVPDKGMKAWQEDFSPKQLAQLTSFIKSIQGSNPPNPKEPQGAKE from the coding sequence ATGAACAGGAAGCTTTTCAATATACTCAGTGCCTGCTTATTATGCAGTGTACCTGCTCTTGCCAACGGTCCGCAACCGCCATCAGAATTATCAGATCCTGTTGCAATGGTATTGCTGGTTGTAATAGGAGGACTATTGCTGGCGATAGGCATTCTTGGCAATGCCGTGATAGGAGCGATGGATATTTTCCGGGAGAAGATGAAGAAAGAATCCGGTAAGGCGCCGGTGACAACTGCGACACTGGCACTCCTCCTGGTATGCAGCAGCAGCGCGTTTGCGCAGGATGCTGCTGCTACTGCCAGTCCTTATTTCACCCGGTTATCATCCTCCAGTTTTTACCTGCTTATTTCCATCATTATACTGGAACTCGGCGTCATTATTTCTTTGTTGTTCGTGCTGCGGTTTCTCGTTGGCATCAAACGTAAACGCAAACCGGCTAAAGCAGTTGTACCGGGTAAGCCCCGCGTTTCCTGGCTGGAAAAGCTGAACAAAACACGGACCATCGACGCGGCGTCCGAAACAGAACAGGACATGGGCCACGATTTTGATGGCATCCGTGAACTGAATAATCCTACGCCACCCTGGTGGAAATGGAGTTTCATTTTCTGTATCTGCTTCGGTATTGTTTACTTCTGGCGTACAGAAATTTCTCACTCAGCGCCCGGCCAACTACAGGAGCTGGCGATGGCGGAAGAAAAAGCAGCTATTGCCAAAGAAGCATACCTGAAAAATGCAGCCAACAACATCGATGAAAATAATGTGAAACTATTGGAAGATGCCAATGACCTGGCTGCCGGACAGAAGATGTTCATCGCCAGCTGCGCGCCTTGTCATGGCCCGCAGGGACAAGGCGTTGTAGGTCCCAACCTGAGCGACGACTACTGGCTGCATGGCGGTAAACTAAACGAAATCTTCAAAACCATTAAATATGGAGTGCCGGATAAAGGGATGAAAGCATGGCAGGAAGATTTTTCACCTAAACAGCTGGCACAGTTAACAAGTTTTATCAAGTCTATCCAGGGTAGTAATCCTCCCAATCCAAAAGAGCCACAAGGCGCAAAAGAATAA
- the hemN gene encoding oxygen-independent coproporphyrinogen III oxidase, producing MNLIRKYNVAAPRYTSYPTVPYWDENSFDIQEWKALLKKSFRESNDKDGISLYIHLPFCEKLCTYCGCNKYITVNHAVEVPYIQALLKEWQLYTATFGGRPRIREIHLGGGTPTFFSPENLTLLLEGIYSTVELLPDASLGFEGHPGNTTPEHLQTLFNLGFRRISLGIQDFDPRVQEIINRIQPFDTVATVVANARKTGFTAINFDLIYGLPLQTACGMQDTIDKVMQLRPDRISFYSYAHVPWIKGVGQRRYSTADLPKDEEKRRLYELGKLLFARNGYAEIGMDHFALPGDELFTACKKGQLHRNFMGYTVSHTSLLVGLGSSSIGDSRYAYAQNEKQVTAYQEMVNKGLFPVVRGHVLSKEDLLLRGHIHDLMCTFETSWCKADTQCDAVIDGLQRLQELERDGLVDVIPDKVAVTSKGRPFIRNICMAFDARLWRQLPQSELFSKVI from the coding sequence ATGAACCTCATCCGCAAATACAATGTAGCTGCTCCCCGGTACACCAGTTATCCAACGGTACCCTACTGGGATGAAAACAGTTTCGACATACAGGAATGGAAAGCCCTGCTGAAAAAATCTTTCCGGGAATCCAACGATAAGGATGGTATCAGCCTGTATATCCATCTTCCGTTCTGCGAAAAGCTGTGTACTTACTGCGGCTGCAATAAATACATAACGGTTAATCATGCGGTGGAAGTACCCTACATACAGGCATTGCTCAAAGAGTGGCAACTCTATACAGCTACCTTCGGCGGGCGCCCCCGCATCCGCGAAATACACCTCGGTGGAGGTACGCCTACTTTCTTCAGCCCGGAAAACCTGACCCTGTTACTGGAAGGGATCTATAGCACTGTTGAACTATTACCGGATGCTTCCCTCGGCTTTGAAGGACATCCCGGCAACACCACACCGGAACACCTGCAAACACTTTTTAACCTCGGCTTCCGTCGTATCAGTTTAGGCATCCAGGATTTTGATCCACGCGTACAGGAGATCATCAACCGGATACAACCCTTTGATACCGTTGCAACTGTAGTAGCCAACGCCCGTAAAACAGGTTTCACGGCGATCAACTTTGACCTAATTTACGGACTGCCTTTGCAAACAGCATGCGGCATGCAGGACACCATCGACAAAGTGATGCAACTACGGCCCGACCGGATCTCTTTTTACAGCTATGCACATGTTCCCTGGATAAAAGGAGTGGGGCAACGTCGTTATTCAACAGCAGATCTTCCCAAAGATGAAGAAAAAAGACGCCTGTATGAACTGGGTAAACTATTGTTTGCCAGGAACGGATACGCAGAGATAGGGATGGATCATTTTGCATTGCCGGGTGATGAGCTGTTTACCGCCTGTAAAAAGGGGCAGCTGCATCGTAACTTTATGGGATATACGGTTTCGCATACCTCGCTGTTAGTGGGCCTGGGCTCATCTTCTATCGGTGATAGCCGCTATGCATATGCGCAGAATGAGAAGCAGGTAACGGCTTACCAGGAGATGGTCAACAAAGGATTGTTCCCTGTCGTTCGTGGTCATGTGCTGAGTAAAGAAGACCTGTTGTTGCGCGGTCATATTCATGACCTGATGTGCACCTTTGAAACATCGTGGTGTAAAGCAGATACCCAATGCGATGCCGTTATAGATGGGTTGCAAAGATTACAGGAACTGGAAAGAGATGGCCTGGTGGATGTGATCCCTGATAAAGTAGCGGTTACCAGTAAAGGAAGACCTTTTATCCGCAACATCTGTATGGCCTTTGATGCGCGCCTGTGGCGGCAGTTGCCGCAATCGGAATTGTTTAGCAAAGTCATCTGA
- a CDS encoding cupin domain-containing protein encodes MKAMNVMQVAGNDKIKSYVAFKTKRFDANLMILQQGQQIPPHTSPSDAMLLVLQGKIAFMLNEEVTVLETGDIFTFKANEIHALQVLETARFLLVK; translated from the coding sequence ATGAAAGCTATGAATGTAATGCAGGTAGCAGGAAACGATAAAATCAAAAGCTACGTGGCGTTCAAAACAAAACGTTTTGATGCCAACCTGATGATCCTGCAACAGGGGCAACAGATCCCCCCGCACACTTCACCTTCAGATGCCATGTTACTGGTACTGCAGGGGAAGATCGCCTTTATGCTGAATGAGGAAGTAACCGTGTTGGAAACCGGCGACATATTCACTTTTAAGGCCAATGAAATACATGCATTACAGGTATTGGAAACAGCCAGGTTTTTACTGGTTAAATAA
- a CDS encoding CcoQ/FixQ family Cbb3-type cytochrome c oxidase assembly chaperone → MKFINYLESIAGISIYPLASLLIFSIFFAIASLWAFKADKKMVDHISRIPLDNDDIHSL, encoded by the coding sequence ATGAAGTTCATTAATTACCTGGAATCAATTGCAGGCATCAGCATTTACCCGCTGGCATCCTTACTGATCTTCTCCATCTTTTTCGCTATTGCCTCGTTGTGGGCTTTCAAGGCAGATAAAAAAATGGTGGATCACATCAGCCGCATCCCGTTAGATAATGACGATATACATAGCCTATAA
- a CDS encoding UDP-3-O-(3-hydroxymyristoyl)glucosamine N-acyltransferase, with translation MKFEAPVAVTDIAAFIGAELVGNSQLMATGLNEIHKVTTGDISFVDFEKYYNASLHSAATIIIINKKVDCPEGKALLVLDDPFSAYVKLVNRFRPFEAATKVISDSAVIGAGTVIQPNVFIGNHVRIGSNCLIHPNVTIYDHCIIGDNVIIHAGTVLGADAFYFKKRANREVMYDKMVSCGRVIIEDDVELGAGCTIDKGVSGDTIIGRGTKLDNMIHVGHGTVIGRNCLIAAQVGIAGKVTLEDNVILWGQVGINKDLTIGKGAIILGQSGVPGDVEGGKIYLGSPIEEAGVKKKEFNWVRRIPEIWEKVKNL, from the coding sequence ATGAAGTTCGAAGCACCTGTTGCAGTAACAGATATAGCGGCATTCATAGGCGCAGAGCTGGTTGGCAACAGCCAACTGATGGCTACCGGCCTCAATGAAATACATAAGGTAACCACAGGAGATATCTCCTTTGTTGACTTTGAGAAATATTATAACGCCAGTCTCCATTCTGCAGCAACGATTATCATCATTAACAAAAAAGTAGATTGCCCGGAAGGAAAGGCATTACTTGTACTCGATGATCCGTTTAGTGCCTACGTAAAACTGGTAAACCGTTTCCGTCCTTTTGAAGCGGCAACCAAAGTGATCAGCGACTCCGCCGTGATAGGAGCAGGTACGGTAATCCAACCTAACGTATTCATTGGCAATCATGTGCGTATTGGCAGCAACTGTTTGATCCATCCTAACGTCACTATTTACGACCACTGCATTATTGGTGATAACGTCATTATTCATGCAGGTACGGTGTTGGGAGCGGATGCTTTTTACTTCAAGAAAAGAGCCAACCGCGAAGTGATGTACGACAAAATGGTAAGCTGTGGCCGGGTAATCATTGAAGATGATGTGGAACTGGGTGCCGGTTGCACCATCGACAAAGGTGTAAGTGGTGATACGATCATCGGTCGTGGTACCAAACTGGATAACATGATCCATGTTGGTCATGGTACCGTAATCGGCAGGAACTGCCTGATCGCTGCCCAGGTAGGTATTGCCGGTAAAGTAACCCTGGAAGATAATGTAATCCTGTGGGGACAGGTAGGGATCAACAAAGACCTGACTATCGGAAAAGGTGCCATCATACTCGGACAAAGCGGCGTACCCGGAGATGTGGAAGGCGGTAAGATCTATCTCGGCTCTCCGATAGAAGAGGCTGGTGTTAAAAAGAAAGAATTCAACTGGGTAAGACGTATTCCCGAGATCTGGGAAAAAGTAAAAAACCTGTAG
- the ccoS gene encoding cbb3-type cytochrome oxidase assembly protein CcoS — translation MSVIILLLGASLTVAAGFLAAFIWSVKNGQFEDDFSPAHRILFEDKKDNDQD, via the coding sequence ATGAGCGTAATTATTCTTTTACTCGGCGCCAGTCTTACCGTAGCAGCAGGATTCCTGGCCGCCTTCATATGGTCTGTAAAAAACGGACAGTTTGAAGATGATTTCTCTCCGGCTCACCGCATCCTGTTTGAAGACAAGAAAGATAACGATCAGGACTAA
- the ccoN gene encoding cytochrome-c oxidase, cbb3-type subunit I — MSLEKFYYDNRTVKWFAYACMFWGLIGMLAGLWAALTLVMPEFNLGYAPTTFGRLRPVHTNAVVFAFVGNGIFMGVYYSLQRLCKARMFSDVLSKIHFWGWQAIIAGGAITLLMGYTTGKEYAELEWPFDIAITLIWVVFGANMLGTILRRREAHLYVAIWFYIGTWVAIAMLHIINSFEYPLTLFKSYSWYAGVQDALVQWWYGHNAVAFFLTTPYLGLMYYFVPKAANRPVYSYRWSIIHFWSLIFIYIWAGPHHLLYTALPEWAQSLGTVFSIMLIAPSWGGMLNGLLTLRGAWDRVREDAILKFFVVALTCYGMATFEGPMLSLKNVNAISHYTDWTIAHVHVGALGWNGFLTFGILYWMIPRMFSTQLFSKKWANTHFWIGTLGIIFYVIPLYWAAFTQSMMWKQFTEEGQLKYQFMETVTTIVPMYALRAFGGLLYIGGLVLMIVNLYKTVRRGSFVANEAAEAAPLPKEIVTHGKAHWHNWIERRPIQLVVFSLVIVAIGGILEMVPTFLIHSNIPTISSVKPYTPLELHGRDIYLREGCYTCHSQMIRPFRDEVARYGEYSKAGEFIYDHPFQWGSKRTGPDLARIGGKYPDSWHYNHMLDPTSMSPGSIMPTYPWLFEDRIDKGKTPAMINVMRKLGVPYAEGYEKQAIADMEKQAEHIAASLEKDKLPIKPDREIVALIAYLQRMGKDIKSAPKEEAVTDKNDF, encoded by the coding sequence ATGTCACTCGAAAAATTTTATTACGACAACCGTACGGTTAAATGGTTTGCCTACGCTTGTATGTTCTGGGGACTGATAGGCATGCTCGCGGGCTTGTGGGCCGCACTGACACTGGTTATGCCGGAGTTCAACCTGGGCTATGCACCTACCACTTTCGGACGGCTCAGACCCGTACACACCAACGCCGTGGTTTTCGCCTTCGTAGGCAATGGCATTTTCATGGGTGTCTACTATTCCCTGCAAAGGCTTTGCAAAGCCCGCATGTTCAGTGATGTGCTGAGCAAAATCCATTTCTGGGGCTGGCAGGCCATCATTGCAGGAGGCGCCATTACTTTACTGATGGGTTATACCACCGGAAAAGAATATGCCGAACTGGAATGGCCTTTTGATATTGCGATTACTCTGATATGGGTTGTATTTGGCGCCAATATGCTGGGCACCATCTTACGCCGCCGGGAAGCACACCTGTATGTGGCCATCTGGTTCTATATCGGTACATGGGTAGCCATTGCCATGTTGCATATCATCAACTCCTTTGAATATCCGCTGACACTGTTTAAAAGTTACAGCTGGTATGCAGGTGTACAGGATGCACTGGTACAGTGGTGGTATGGTCACAATGCGGTGGCCTTCTTCCTCACTACGCCCTACCTCGGCCTGATGTATTATTTTGTACCTAAAGCCGCTAACAGACCCGTATATTCTTACCGTTGGTCTATCATCCATTTCTGGTCGCTGATCTTTATCTACATCTGGGCAGGCCCGCACCACCTGCTTTATACGGCATTACCCGAATGGGCGCAGTCACTCGGAACAGTATTCAGCATCATGCTCATCGCGCCTTCCTGGGGAGGTATGCTCAACGGATTACTCACCCTCCGCGGCGCCTGGGACAGGGTACGGGAAGATGCGATCCTCAAGTTTTTTGTAGTGGCATTAACCTGCTATGGTATGGCCACTTTTGAAGGACCGATGTTATCCCTCAAAAACGTAAATGCGATCAGTCACTATACCGACTGGACTATCGCACACGTGCATGTGGGTGCATTGGGATGGAACGGATTCCTCACTTTTGGTATCCTCTACTGGATGATCCCACGCATGTTTTCTACACAGCTGTTCTCTAAAAAATGGGCGAACACTCACTTCTGGATTGGTACGCTGGGTATCATTTTCTATGTAATCCCACTGTATTGGGCCGCTTTCACACAAAGTATGATGTGGAAACAGTTTACAGAAGAAGGACAACTGAAATACCAGTTTATGGAAACAGTAACCACCATTGTGCCGATGTATGCACTGCGCGCTTTTGGCGGGTTGCTTTACATTGGTGGCCTGGTACTGATGATTGTAAACCTTTACAAAACCGTCCGCCGCGGTTCTTTTGTAGCCAACGAAGCAGCGGAAGCAGCGCCTTTGCCTAAAGAAATCGTTACACATGGTAAAGCACACTGGCACAACTGGATAGAACGCCGCCCCATACAGCTGGTGGTATTCAGTCTTGTAATAGTAGCTATTGGCGGCATCCTGGAGATGGTACCCACCTTCCTGATCCACAGTAACATTCCTACCATCAGCAGCGTGAAACCTTATACCCCGCTTGAATTGCATGGCCGCGATATTTATTTGCGGGAAGGTTGTTATACCTGTCACTCACAGATGATCCGGCCATTCCGCGATGAGGTGGCCCGCTACGGTGAATATTCCAAAGCAGGTGAATTTATCTACGATCATCCGTTCCAGTGGGGTTCCAAACGTACCGGTCCTGACCTGGCCCGCATAGGTGGAAAGTATCCCGACAGCTGGCACTACAACCACATGCTGGACCCGACTTCTATGTCGCCCGGATCTATCATGCCTACTTATCCCTGGTTGTTTGAAGACCGTATCGATAAAGGTAAAACACCGGCCATGATAAATGTAATGCGCAAGTTGGGTGTGCCATATGCAGAAGGCTATGAAAAACAAGCTATTGCAGACATGGAAAAACAGGCGGAACACATCGCGGCTTCGCTGGAAAAAGATAAGCTGCCGATTAAACCCGACCGGGAAATTGTAGCCCTGATCGCTTATCTGCAAAGGATGGGAAAAGATATTAAGTCCGCCCCCAAAGAAGAAGCAGTTACTGACAAAAATGATTTTTAG
- the ccoG gene encoding cytochrome c oxidase accessory protein CcoG: MEDSNTFRDSIATVDKQGKRNWIFAQRPKGRWYNLRSILSIFYFSVFFSLPFISINGRPLFLLNVVEGKFILFGAIFWPQDFFIFGLAMLAFILFIVLFTMAFGRLFCGWMCPQTIFMEMLFRRIEYWIEGDAAAQRLLQQQPWNTNKIIRKTGKQLAFFALSFLIANIFLAYIIGAKALGKIIAEPLSQHTGGFIAIIAFSGVFYGVFAFLREQVCTIVCPYGRLQGVLLDKNSILVAYDYERGEPRGKFRKDDSRAAGDCIDCAQCVKVCPTGIDIRNGTQLECVNCTACIDACDHMMEKTGRPKGLIRYTSENGIAKKEKIRFTPRLKTYTAILTLLLGAITFMLSSRKPVSGTIMRTAGMLYQERGKDSITNLYRIKLINKTTQDIPLTLQLENKPGQIEVIGNALIRVRAEGQGEGTFFIVLPLTAIQNRKSSLYIGIYQDHKKIARMRTTFLGPVQ, translated from the coding sequence ATGGAAGACAGTAATACATTCAGAGACAGTATAGCCACCGTTGATAAGCAGGGGAAGCGTAACTGGATTTTTGCACAGCGGCCAAAAGGTCGCTGGTACAATCTCCGCAGCATTCTCAGCATCTTTTATTTTAGTGTTTTTTTTAGTCTGCCGTTTATTTCCATAAATGGCAGACCCTTATTCCTGCTCAATGTGGTAGAGGGAAAATTCATTTTATTCGGTGCTATTTTCTGGCCGCAGGACTTCTTCATTTTCGGTTTGGCGATGCTGGCATTTATTCTCTTTATTGTATTATTTACCATGGCCTTTGGCCGCCTTTTTTGTGGCTGGATGTGCCCACAGACCATCTTCATGGAAATGCTGTTCCGCCGCATCGAATACTGGATAGAAGGCGATGCCGCTGCACAGCGGTTATTACAGCAACAGCCCTGGAATACCAACAAAATCATCCGTAAAACAGGCAAACAGCTGGCTTTTTTTGCCCTGTCCTTCCTGATCGCTAATATCTTCCTCGCTTACATCATCGGCGCCAAAGCGTTGGGAAAGATCATTGCCGAACCCTTGTCTCAGCATACCGGCGGGTTTATCGCCATTATTGCCTTCTCCGGGGTTTTCTATGGCGTATTTGCCTTCCTCCGCGAGCAGGTATGCACCATTGTATGCCCCTACGGCCGGTTACAGGGCGTTTTGCTGGATAAAAACTCTATACTGGTAGCCTACGACTACGAAAGGGGAGAACCCCGCGGAAAGTTCCGTAAAGACGATTCCAGGGCTGCCGGCGATTGTATCGACTGTGCCCAGTGCGTGAAAGTATGCCCTACGGGCATAGATATACGTAATGGCACCCAGCTGGAATGTGTCAACTGCACCGCCTGCATAGATGCCTGCGATCATATGATGGAGAAAACCGGCCGGCCGAAAGGGTTGATCCGCTACACTTCCGAAAACGGTATCGCCAAAAAGGAAAAGATCCGTTTTACACCCCGCCTGAAAACATACACCGCTATCCTCACCCTGCTGCTCGGCGCCATCACCTTTATGCTGTCCAGCCGCAAACCGGTAAGTGGTACCATCATGCGTACCGCCGGTATGCTGTACCAGGAACGGGGCAAGGATAGCATCACTAATCTTTACCGCATTAAACTGATTAACAAAACAACGCAGGACATACCACTGACACTGCAACTGGAAAATAAACCCGGACAAATAGAAGTGATAGGAAATGCCTTGATCCGGGTCAGGGCAGAAGGACAGGGGGAAGGCACCTTTTTTATTGTATTGCCGCTAACGGCCATACAAAACCGCAAATCATCCCTGTACATCGGCATCTATCAGGATCATAAAAAAATTGCCCGCATGCGTACCACGTTCCTCGGACCTGTACAATAA